agttattttcagaggatatactggatttatattacatttaagtgtgaaaaatcacatataaagcctttaaggaaagGAGTATTCGAACAGGCGCAAGTGATTATTTCAGGGTTAATATAAGATTATATCAGTAAACTTTATATTGTGATCGTGGATTACTGAGGCTGTCTATACTTCCCTTCTCTTTCCTCTTGTCAGATATTGGACCAGGCTGGTGCGATAACAGAGCTTGAGATGGAGCGAGACAAGTTGCTCAGGGAACTCCACGCAGCTGAGGCTCGTCTGAGAGCTGGAGAAGAGAGTGGCAAAGACCTGACTGAGGTGCATGCTGCACTGAAGAAGAACTACCTGGCTCTGTCTGAGGCCCATCATAAAGAGctcgctcagagtgaagagctGAGTGCTGAGCTGCTGGCCCTGGCCCAGGCCCAGGACGCCCTCCGCAGGCAGCTGGGGGAACAGCAGCAGAGTGTTAAGACCGCCACCCAGGGCCTGCATGGAGAATTGGACAGGGTGCGGACATTGATCAGCCGCATGTCACATAATAGAGTCAAGGTGAGACAGTGTGTTCCTGGCTTACATCACAGTCACTCCATAAGTCCTGGAActtttgcagactttttttttgtagttgtagCAGGAGTGTTAGgggcggtcacactggtcatctgtatcgtgctgtacccaagcacgattgccccccccccccccgctgcgTCAATcccacactggccatccgtaccgtgcccaagcacgcttcaacgctaaagtccagttcatttgaccagtgtgaccgctccgtatcatgctcaggcacggtacacttccttggcttcgGCACacacggaaaaaaaaaagttatgtttagAGAAATCTTTAACTTGGAACATTGTACTTTCCATTCTGTCAGTTTTATAACAACACTGTGTCAACAGCTTGAGGATCTGGCAGCTCTGAATATGGAGCAGAAAATGATGGAAAAAACTGtaagttgtttttgtctctctctctttagattAAAAGCCTACATACATGTTGAACAGGTCTCTGTACAAGATGCAACTTTTGTTTAATCTGTTTTCACGTAGCTGCTTGGAAACCAAGACAAGATCAAAGACATGCTGGAAGAAATGAAGAAGAGCTACGAGGAGCAGCAGAAGAAACTGGAGGAGAAAGTGTGAGGGCCAGGGAATGTTTCTGATTTACTTTTGcacaagctttttaaaaaaaaaaaaaaaaaaagttgaaacatgattttttcttcatttcctgtCATCAAACAACCAGACCCATGTCAGGATGTTCATGTCCCGCATGCATCCTCCTCTTTGATTTTTGATTCTGGtctttagctgtgtgtgtgtgtgtgtgtgtgtgtgtgtgtgtgtgtgtgtgtgtgtgtgtgtgtgtgtgtgtgtgtgtgtgtgtgtgtgtgtgtgtgtgtgtgtgtgtgtgtgtgtgtgtgtgtgtgtgtgtgtgtgtgtatgtgtgtgtgtgtgtgacgccTGATGTGGTCTCTTTGCTTTGACTCTGTGATGTGGCTGTGGGTTTTGGTCACTTCTCTTGTGGTCATGTCTGTTTTTGGTCATTAGGGTAGCAATGGGTAAAGAGCAGCAGGAGAACAAGAGAGCGATCCGTAACAGCCAGCACAAACTGTCCGAGCAGAGCGTGGTGAGCAGGAAAATATCCCATTGCATCCCATCCCATACTGAtttatagcttttttttaaaaatctattcaTGATCAAATATTTCAGTAGAAGATTCCATATATGAAATGTGAATCATGTTGTCATTTTCTGAGCCAGGCCCTGATGCTCTCTCACAGCCAAGTGaaggaggtagaggaagagAACTCACAGCTGCAGCTACAAGTCAAAGAGCTTACCGAGGAATACCGCGCGAGGCTTGTGTGCTATTTGCAGGACTTAGCTGTGAGTTTCAATCCAACACAAGCATATCTACAATCCAGAGTTGTTGATAGCCCTTTGTCCTTTGTCCTCCCCAATACAGGTTCTGCTATCTTCACATAAGCCTTCGCTGATCCCcttaaaaccataaaaatacttttcagcTTCCGGAATAGGAAGGAATAGGAATAGCTAAAGGACTTCCAACATTAAAAGCAAGcttagctaatgttagcagaaGCTCCTCCTGATATCTTATGTCCACGAAAgagcatcctttttttttgtttaacttcttTCTTCTAGTGCTGCTCTGTTGTTGATTTCTATCTTCAAGGGGGCAGGGGCTGatcaaatatatataatatattatcaGTGCTGTACTCACTGTGTACTGACTGATACCTAATTCCTGCAGGTTATGTTGAAACCTGTTTCATAATCTCAGACTTGTTTTGATATAAGTAAGGTAGGATAGTCTCTAACACAACATTTATCAACCTCTCCTTCATTAAGGAATACATTGATGTCCTTGGGGAAGGTAAACACCGTGCAGAGCCTGTTAAGATGAGGGCCTTTATAGATAGCATGCTGCAGGATGTCCGTTCATCTCACAGAGTCAGGGAGGAACAGCTCGCCTCTGCTGCCCGCTCCTACAAGAAAAGACTGCAGAAGATAACAAAAACCCATCATGCTCTCTTTATTGCATACAggtgagattttctttttctttgtctttgtttagacACATGGTATGTGTCTTTTTCTAAATTCTTACAATAGTTAAAGGGTTAAAGGTTCTTACTATTACTCCACTCTACACACATATACAGCAGTTCATACACTTTAGATGTCCTTTGATTTCCTCCACTGTCTTTGTCatattttgtttgattaaaCTTGGAGGGATAGGCCGCAAACGCTGAGTCATTGGTCACGTTTACACACTGTGATCTCTAGCATTCAGAGGGAGAGGATCATGCTCAAACCCGAGAGCGGTCTTGACCCTGGACCCCCTGAATCCCACTTCAGTCTGGGGCCCGCTGAGCTCAGAGATGAAACAGAGAAGGAGCTTCAGCAGCTCAGTGAGGACAAGGCGAGACAGAAGGCACCCCAGGAGCAGGTAGAGCAAAAAGAATAAGGTTCCTGCTTTGAAGTGGATTgatctgcttttgttttgtctgttcattgttttgtttttggtctgCAGGGATTCTCCCATTGTGTCCATGTTTTCATTATAAAATCACACAGGGATTGTTTGGCAGTAatgaactggaaaaaaaaagactatgtAAAAAGTATGTCCCGCTGCAGATCAGACTGTAGATAACTGGGTGGTAGACATGAagatttttgtcatttcttttaatCTCAAACCAGCAAAAACTTAAAGTTTGTGACTTCCTGTCAAAGAAgaagttttcctttttgtcatttctgaaaTATAACACTTGCGCTTTAGtggtgcttgtgtttctttcagACAGTAACAGGTtgcctgtttttctgtttcgAGTCAATATGCCGAGCTATAATATCTGTCTCTTAACTGCTAAAGGCTAAAAAGCTTCAAATGTATCACACAAACATGAGAGAGATGTTCTTCTTGTCGAAGCCTTTGCAAATGCTGATAAACTAAAACTATGataatgaaaatgtgtgttgGAGCCATGGATTGATATAATTGTCTTTGTGGtatttatttaaggttaagGTAGTCTGTTATATATTGGTGTTTtgggttattgattattatatcatttattagGATTGTGTTGAGTGGGGGGATGTCGGGTCACATGGTTATGGGC
The genomic region above belongs to Labrus bergylta chromosome 21, fLabBer1.1, whole genome shotgun sequence and contains:
- the ccdc78 gene encoding coiled-coil domain-containing protein 78; translated protein: MDSQNQQQTSDELQERLQALTEENIQLQDKNERLFTKVGYLESRLGYLANSNTDLSGRLVQSEEDKLKISKELVEEKLQTNKIRGKFEEETFQLKNQILDQAGAITELEMERDKLLRELHAAEARLRAGEESGKDLTEVHAALKKNYLALSEAHHKELAQSEELSAELLALAQAQDALRRQLGEQQQSVKTATQGLHGELDRVRTLISRMSHNRVKLEDLAALNMEQKMMEKTLLGNQDKIKDMLEEMKKSYEEQQKKLEEKVVAMGKEQQENKRAIRNSQHKLSEQSVALMLSHSQVKEVEEENSQLQLQVKELTEEYRARLVCYLQDLAEYIDVLGEGKHRAEPVKMRAFIDSMLQDVRSSHRVREEQLASAARSYKKRLQKITKTHHALFIAYSIQRERIMLKPESGLDPGPPESHFSLGPAELRDETEKELQQLSEDKARQKAPQEQVEQKE